GTGGACGCGCGCGTCGTCATCGACGCGCGCGCGCACGGCGTGCTCGTCTGCGACGCGACGATGCCCGAGCGCGGCGACTTCACGATGCTTGCAACGTTGCGCCTCGGCGACCTCACGATTGCCGTCGAGTCGGGAGGTTCCTCGCCTTCGTTCTCGCGACGCATCCTCGACGAGATCGACGCGTGCTTCGGTAGCGCGTACGCCGATGCGGCGCGCACGCTCGCGCGCATCCGTAAAGAAATCCGGACGACGCTTCCGCGCGACGATCGGATTGCGCTGATGCGGCGCCTGAGCGCGTTGCCCGTCGAAGAGCTGGCGGCAATGCACGAGCATCCGCGCCTCGTCTGCGCGTCGCGCGCGAGCGCCCTTGCGACGGTTCAGGCGCGCAGCGTCGCGGCGCTCGTGGCCCTGCGCACGATCGCAACCGAGATCCTCGACGTGACGACCGCAGGTGACCGCGACCGCCGGCGGGCCCTGCACGATCTTGGCGACGCGAACGTCTTCGTCAAAGAGCTCGAAACGGCGCTGCGAGACGGCCGCGCCGATTACGCCGTGCACTCGTGCAAGGATCTTCCGAGCGAGCTGCCCGCCGACATGGCGATTGCAGCGATCTCAGCTCGCGAAGATCCACGCGATGCGTTTTGCAGCGAGCGCTACGCGGGCTTCGACGCCCTGCCGGCGGGTGCGGTCGTAGGAACGTCGAGCCTGCGCCGGCGATTCCAACTCGAAGCGATGCGGCCCGATCTGCGCTATGAGAATTTGCGCGGCAACGTGGACACGCGCCTGCGAAAGCTTCGCGAAGGACAGTACGACGCGATCGTTCTGGCGATGGCCGGTCTCGCACGCCTGGGAGTGCGCGCGACACACACCGTGCCGTGGGACGTCGACGTGCTCGTCCCGGCAGCCGGGCAGGGCGCGCTAGCCGTCGAGATCAGGCGAAGCAGCGAACTCCTCGCCTACGAGCTGCGCGCCGCCGTCAACGACGCCGAAGCCGAACGCTGCGTGCTCTGCGAGCGCGCGGCGCTGCGTGCGCTGCGTGCGGGCTGCAGCGCTCCGGTCGGCGTACACGCGCGTGCGCGCGGCGACGTCGTGCTCGCCGAGCTCGTCTACTCCACCCCGGTCGGCGTTCTCCGCGAACGGGGGGAACGACGCGCGCAAACCCCGGCCGAGGCCGAGGAGCTCGGCCGCATGCTCGCGGAATCGATCGCGCAGCGGCTTACCCTTCCAGCGGGAGCACGCTCGTGAGCATTATGCGCTTGCGCCGTTTGCGGCGTACGCCGGCGCTGCGAAGCCTCGTGCGCGAGCATCGCCTACATGTCGAGCAGCTCGTCCAGCCCCTCTTCGTCGTCGAGCGCGACGCCGATGCCGGACCGATCGGTGCGATGCCCGGCATCGACCGGCTGACGCTGTCCGGCGCCGTGCGGGAGGCTCGGGAGCTCGCGTCCCTCGGCGTTCCCGCCGTGCTGCTCTTCGGAATCCCGGCACACAAAGATGCGGCCGGTTCGAGCAACGCCGATCCGGACGGCATCGTGCAGCGCACGATCCGTGCCATCAAGGACGCGCTCCCGGAGACGATCGTCATCGCCGATCTCTGCAACTGCGAGTACACGGACCACGGGCACTGCGGCGTGCTCGACGATCGGGGGAACGTGGACAACGACGCGACCGTCGCGCTCTTGGCGCGAGTCGCGCTCACGTATGCCGGCAGCGGCGTCGACGTGATCGCTCCGTCCGACATGATGGACGGGCGCGTCGAAGCGATCCGCAGCACGCTCGACGCGCACGGCTTCTGCGACACCGCCATCCTCGCATACAGCGCGAAGTACGCCTCGGCGTTCTACGGACCGTTTCGCGAAGCTGCCGAATCGACACCGCAGTTCGGCGATCGCCGCAGCTACCAGATGGATCCCCCGAACGTACGCGAGGCGCTGCGCGAGATCGCTCTCGACATCGAGGAGGGCGCCGATGCGATCATGATCAAGCCCGGCCTGCCGTATCTCGACGTGCTCCGCGCCGCGCGCGACGCCTTCGACGTTCCAATCGCCGCGTACAACGTAAGCGGCGAATACGCGATGCTCGTGGCCGCCATCGCAAACGGCTGGATCGAAGAGCGCGCGATCGACGAGACGTTGACGGCCTTCGTCCGAGCGGGTGCCGACTTCGTCATCACCTATTTCGCCAAAGCGTGGGCATCGCGCAACCGATGACGATCGAGCGTTCCATCGCGTCATTCGCGCGCGCTCGCAACGTCATCGCCGGCGGGGTGAACTCGTCCGTGCGCGCGTTCAAAGCCGTCGGCGGCTCGCCGATTTTCATGAAGAGCGGGACGGGTGCGATCGTGTGCGACGTCGACGGTCACACCTACATCGACTACGTGCTTTCGTGGGGGCCCTTGCTGCTCGGGCACGCGCACCCCGCAGTGACGAAGGCAGTCACCGCCGCGGTTGCGCGCGGTAGCACCTTCGGCGCGCCGACCGAGGCAGAGACGGAGCTCGCCGAGCTGATTTGCTCGATGATGCCGGGGATCGAACGCGTGCGCCTTACGTCGAGCGGCACCGAAGCGGCGATGAGCGCGGTGCGCCTTGCGCGCGGATACACGCGGCGCGAAAAGATCATAAAGTTCGCCGGCTGCTATCACGGTGCCGCGGATGCATTTCTCATCGCGGCGGGCTCGAGCGCGTTGACGCTCGGCGTTCCGAGCTCTCCGGGCGTTCCACGCGGAACCGCGGCGGACACGATCGTCGTTCCCTACAATGACGCCGACGCCGTCGATGCGGCATTCGCAGCGAACCCGGGCGCAATCGCGGCGGTGATCGTCGAGCCGTACGCTGGGAACATGGGGCTCGTCCTTCCGAAACCCGGCTTTCTCGAACGCGTCCAGGCCGCGTGCGAGCGAACGCGCACCGTGCTGATCTTCGACGAGGTGATGACCGGTTTTCGCGTTGCGCGCGGCGGCGCGCAAGAGCGCCTCGGCGTGCGGCCCGATCTGACCGTGCTCGGAAAGGTCATCGGCGGAGGTCTTCCCGTCGGCGCGTTCGGCGGCCGGCAAGAGATCATGGCGTATTTGAGCCCCGACGGTCCCGTCTTTCACGCCGGCACCCTCTCGGGCAATCCGCTTGCAATGGCGGCCGGCATTGCAACCTTGAAGGTGGTTCGCGACGATCCGTCGCTTTTCGACAAACTCGAAGTGATGACGGGGCTTTTGACCGAAGGGCTCTCCGAGATCATGCGCAAGCACGGCGCCCCTCACCGCACGGCACATGCCGGCTCCATGTTCGGGCTCTTCTTTACGCGCGAGCCCGTGGTCGACCTCGCGTCGGCGATGACGTCCGACACGGCCCTGTACGCGAAGTATTTCCACGCCATGCTCGAGCGCGGCGTCTTGCTCGCGCCATCACAGTACGAAGCCGCATTCGTGTCGACGGCGCACACGACGCGCGACGTGGAGCGCACGCTGGCTGCGGCGGACGAAGCGCTCGGCGCGATCGCGGCGGCCGCACCGTGATCGAGCCAGGCTTCGGCGTCTCGATCCCGCGCCTGTACGCCTACCATCGCGCGTTGCGTCAGGCGGAGGCGGCCGGAAAGACGACGATCACGTCGCACGATCTGGCAGCACTTCTCGGCCACACGATCGCGTCCACGCAGATTCGCAAGGATCTCTGCGCGCTCGGCGCGCTCGGCCGCCGGGGGCACGGATACGCGATAGCGCCGCTGACGGCGCAGCTCGCCTGGGTGCTGGGGCTCGAGAACGATTGGCGCATCGCGATCGTCGGCTTCGGCTACCTCGGTCATGCGTTCGCAACCTTCATCTCCGCGCGCGAGAAGCGTTTCCACGTCGTCGCCGTCTTCGATACCTCTGCAAACGTCATCGGTCAGGTATGGCAGGGGGTGCTCGTTCACGATATCGCCGAGGCGCCGCGCGTTCTGCGCTCCTGCGGCTGCGAGATCGGCGTGATCGCCGTCCCGGCGGAGGCGGCGGAGGAAGTCGCCGAATGCCTTGCAGCGCTCGGCGTTCGCGCGATCCTCAACTTCGCTCCGACGACCCTGCACCTCCCCGCGAGCGAGCGCGCGCCCGTTATCGTCCGCAACATCGATCTTGCGGGCGAACTCTCTATTCTCACCCATCGCCTGACGATCGGAACTCTGCCGACCGTCGAAGAAGCATGATCCCTGCACGATGCCGCTGATCTGCCTTGGCCTCTCTCATCGAACGGCGCCTCTCG
This genomic window from Candidatus Dormiibacterota bacterium contains:
- a CDS encoding redox-sensing transcriptional repressor Rex is translated as MIEPGFGVSIPRLYAYHRALRQAEAAGKTTITSHDLAALLGHTIASTQIRKDLCALGALGRRGHGYAIAPLTAQLAWVLGLENDWRIAIVGFGYLGHAFATFISAREKRFHVVAVFDTSANVIGQVWQGVLVHDIAEAPRVLRSCGCEIGVIAVPAEAAEEVAECLAALGVRAILNFAPTTLHLPASERAPVIVRNIDLAGELSILTHRLTIGTLPTVEEA
- the hemB gene encoding porphobilinogen synthase, which gives rise to MRLRRLRRTPALRSLVREHRLHVEQLVQPLFVVERDADAGPIGAMPGIDRLTLSGAVREARELASLGVPAVLLFGIPAHKDAAGSSNADPDGIVQRTIRAIKDALPETIVIADLCNCEYTDHGHCGVLDDRGNVDNDATVALLARVALTYAGSGVDVIAPSDMMDGRVEAIRSTLDAHGFCDTAILAYSAKYASAFYGPFREAAESTPQFGDRRSYQMDPPNVREALREIALDIEEGADAIMIKPGLPYLDVLRAARDAFDVPIAAYNVSGEYAMLVAAIANGWIEERAIDETLTAFVRAGADFVITYFAKAWASRNR
- the hemL gene encoding glutamate-1-semialdehyde 2,1-aminomutase: MTIERSIASFARARNVIAGGVNSSVRAFKAVGGSPIFMKSGTGAIVCDVDGHTYIDYVLSWGPLLLGHAHPAVTKAVTAAVARGSTFGAPTEAETELAELICSMMPGIERVRLTSSGTEAAMSAVRLARGYTRREKIIKFAGCYHGAADAFLIAAGSSALTLGVPSSPGVPRGTAADTIVVPYNDADAVDAAFAANPGAIAAVIVEPYAGNMGLVLPKPGFLERVQAACERTRTVLIFDEVMTGFRVARGGAQERLGVRPDLTVLGKVIGGGLPVGAFGGRQEIMAYLSPDGPVFHAGTLSGNPLAMAAGIATLKVVRDDPSLFDKLEVMTGLLTEGLSEIMRKHGAPHRTAHAGSMFGLFFTREPVVDLASAMTSDTALYAKYFHAMLERGVLLAPSQYEAAFVSTAHTTRDVERTLAAADEALGAIAAAAP
- the hemC gene encoding hydroxymethylbilane synthase; the protein is MSSTVLPIALRAGARQALVVGGGNVALRKARVLVASGFRIRVVAPRVDEGLRELAGVSLLERPYEERDVRDVALAVAATGDEGVDARVVIDARAHGVLVCDATMPERGDFTMLATLRLGDLTIAVESGGSSPSFSRRILDEIDACFGSAYADAARTLARIRKEIRTTLPRDDRIALMRRLSALPVEELAAMHEHPRLVCASRASALATVQARSVAALVALRTIATEILDVTTAGDRDRRRALHDLGDANVFVKELETALRDGRADYAVHSCKDLPSELPADMAIAAISAREDPRDAFCSERYAGFDALPAGAVVGTSSLRRRFQLEAMRPDLRYENLRGNVDTRLRKLREGQYDAIVLAMAGLARLGVRATHTVPWDVDVLVPAAGQGALAVEIRRSSELLAYELRAAVNDAEAERCVLCERAALRALRAGCSAPVGVHARARGDVVLAELVYSTPVGVLRERGERRAQTPAEAEELGRMLAESIAQRLTLPAGARS